A portion of the Clostridiisalibacter paucivorans DSM 22131 genome contains these proteins:
- the pth gene encoding aminoacyl-tRNA hydrolase has product MYVVVGLGNPGNKYRGTRHNVGFDTIDCMAEMLNVKLNKIKYKSVYGETNIGGEKVLLVKPQTYMNNSGQTVLDIYNFFKLPIDNIIVIYDDIDIEFGTIRIRKKGSAGSHNGMRSIIYLLKNDQFPRIRIGVGKPEDGRDLVAHVLGKFGKENRPEIDSAIERAAKAAQEIIKSDVEKAMNLYNG; this is encoded by the coding sequence GTGTATGTAGTAGTGGGACTGGGTAATCCAGGCAATAAATATAGAGGTACTAGACATAATGTGGGATTTGATACCATAGATTGTATGGCAGAGATGCTCAATGTAAAGTTGAATAAAATAAAGTATAAATCAGTATATGGAGAAACCAATATAGGTGGAGAAAAGGTATTGTTGGTAAAGCCTCAAACCTATATGAATAACAGTGGACAGACAGTATTGGACATTTATAACTTTTTTAAATTGCCTATAGATAATATAATAGTAATATATGATGATATAGACATAGAATTTGGTACCATTAGAATAAGAAAAAAAGGCAGTGCTGGAAGTCATAATGGAATGAGATCTATAATATATTTATTAAAAAATGACCAATTTCCTAGAATAAGAATAGGAGTAGGAAAACCAGAAGATGGTAGAGATTTAGTAGCCCATGTGTTGGGAAAATTTGGCAAGGAAAATCGTCCAGAGATTGATTCTGCCATCGAAAGAGCAGCCAAGGCTGCCCAAGAAATAATAAAAAGTGATGTGGAGAAGGCTATGAATTTATACAATGGCTAG
- the mfd gene encoding transcription-repair coupling factor, whose translation MGANMFIEQMKNLKGYKDIIRGIENNISPMAVKGMSQENLAHIAYAINSHMKKQILILTYDELKAKKIAEDVTAFNKEMVEIFPSRQLVFYDIDAFSHDITYQRIKVMDRLAKKENIILVASIESLLNKLMPIDMYKTYMNTIEFGQEIDLEETIKTFVTQGYESVDMIEGKGQFSVRGGIIDFFPVDSQNPFRIELFDNEIDSIRTFDIKTQRSLDNKKVVHISPVKEIIIDEGQKEGIIENLMIDLKDTIDNMSAKDNEKITEKLSEKFHSYIEKIDTGLSIENIDMLIPYMSMEFSNILDYLAKDAVVLVDSPNRIEESVDTLQQDFRSKYTDLFEQGEVLRRHEDIYISYDEIIPIIKDNICITIDSILKANKRFKPKEIINIMVKSMQSFHNKIDLLAEELKNMQYRGYKTILFSGTEERGKRLVEGLLQAGIEPVYIKDTNTEIKSGQIFVTAGTIANGFEYPAIKFAIISDKEIFGSFKRKRSKKARKDTKKITAFTDLKVGDYVVHETHGIGKYVGIEQLDVQGVKKDYFSLKYSGKDMLYIPVDQMDLIQKYIGADTIKPKVSKLGSGEWAKTKNKAKKAIEDMAKELLELYAKRQTVKGYAFSKDQPWQKQFEDLFQYEETEDQLKCIEEIKRDMEKRRPMDRLLCGDVGYGKTEVALRAAFKATLDEKQVAILVPTTILAQQHYNTLVDRFREFPINIEMLSRFRTPGQQKKIIKDLKGGKIDIIVGTHRLLSKDIKFYDLGLLVVDEEQRFGVKHKEKLKALKESIDVLTLTATPIPRTLHMSLIGARDMSIIEEPPEERYPIQTYVLEYNEQLARDSIIKEMNRDGQVYFVFNRVRGIKKMAASIKALVPEAKIAVAHGQMSERELEKIMLNFMDGEYDVLVCTTIIETGLDISNVNTMIIYDADKMGLSQLYQLRGRVGRSNRIAFAYFMYERDKVLTEVAEKRLKAIKEFTEFGSGFKIAMRDLEIRGAGNLLGSEQHGHMAAIGYDLYVKYLEETVKQLRGEDSVKDIDVSIELNVDGYIPNRYIGNEEHKIEMYKKISAVETNDEYRDVLEELIDRFGDIPKEVNNLLKIARIKSVSKRNGISLIKQMGQYVNMEFSNFNIVTPQLIDELSRRFGRRMSFNLSNPPSLKYKLNITDQKLILSDVEEIIRRIDSFHKEESKV comes from the coding sequence TTGGGTGCCAATATGTTTATAGAACAAATGAAAAATTTAAAGGGATACAAAGATATAATAAGAGGGATTGAAAACAATATTTCTCCAATGGCTGTAAAGGGTATGTCTCAAGAAAATCTGGCCCATATAGCCTATGCCATTAATAGTCATATGAAAAAGCAGATATTAATATTAACCTATGATGAACTAAAGGCTAAGAAAATAGCTGAAGATGTAACGGCATTCAATAAAGAAATGGTAGAAATATTTCCGTCGAGACAATTAGTTTTTTATGATATAGATGCATTTAGCCATGATATTACATATCAGAGAATAAAGGTAATGGATAGACTGGCAAAAAAAGAAAATATAATATTAGTAGCCTCCATAGAGTCTTTGTTAAATAAATTAATGCCCATAGATATGTATAAAACATATATGAATACCATTGAATTTGGGCAGGAAATAGATTTGGAAGAGACTATAAAGACCTTTGTAACTCAAGGGTATGAATCGGTAGATATGATAGAGGGAAAGGGACAGTTTTCTGTAAGGGGAGGTATAATAGACTTTTTTCCTGTAGACAGCCAAAATCCCTTCAGGATAGAATTGTTTGACAATGAAATAGATTCCATAAGAACATTTGATATAAAGACCCAGAGGTCTTTGGACAATAAAAAAGTAGTACATATATCTCCAGTAAAGGAAATAATCATAGATGAAGGGCAAAAAGAAGGTATAATAGAAAATCTAATGATAGACTTAAAAGATACCATAGACAATATGTCTGCAAAGGATAATGAAAAAATAACAGAGAAACTAAGTGAGAAATTCCATAGTTATATAGAAAAAATAGATACGGGATTGAGTATAGAAAATATAGATATGCTTATACCCTATATGTCCATGGAATTTTCCAATATATTGGATTATTTAGCTAAGGATGCAGTGGTTTTAGTAGACAGTCCCAATAGAATAGAAGAATCTGTGGATACATTGCAACAAGATTTTAGATCTAAATATACAGATCTATTTGAACAGGGAGAAGTATTGAGAAGGCATGAGGATATATATATTTCCTATGATGAAATAATACCTATAATAAAAGATAATATCTGCATAACTATAGATAGTATTCTAAAAGCAAATAAGAGATTTAAGCCCAAAGAGATAATAAATATAATGGTAAAGTCTATGCAGTCATTTCACAACAAAATAGACCTATTGGCAGAAGAATTAAAAAATATGCAATACAGAGGATATAAAACCATATTATTTTCAGGTACAGAGGAACGGGGCAAAAGATTGGTAGAAGGACTTTTGCAAGCAGGAATAGAGCCTGTATATATTAAAGATACAAATACAGAAATAAAATCGGGACAAATATTTGTTACAGCGGGAACTATTGCCAATGGGTTTGAATATCCTGCTATTAAATTTGCCATTATAAGTGATAAAGAAATATTTGGTTCCTTTAAGAGAAAGAGATCTAAAAAGGCTAGAAAAGATACGAAAAAGATAACTGCATTTACAGATTTAAAGGTAGGAGACTATGTGGTTCATGAAACCCATGGTATAGGTAAATATGTGGGTATAGAGCAGTTAGATGTACAGGGTGTAAAGAAAGACTATTTTAGTCTAAAGTATTCGGGGAAGGATATGTTATATATCCCTGTAGATCAAATGGATTTGATTCAGAAGTATATTGGTGCAGATACTATTAAACCAAAAGTAAGTAAATTGGGTAGTGGAGAATGGGCAAAAACTAAAAACAAGGCAAAAAAGGCCATAGAAGATATGGCAAAGGAATTGTTGGAGCTATATGCCAAGAGACAGACGGTAAAGGGATATGCATTTTCTAAAGATCAGCCTTGGCAAAAGCAGTTTGAGGATTTATTCCAATATGAAGAAACAGAGGATCAATTGAAGTGCATAGAAGAAATAAAGAGAGATATGGAAAAGAGAAGACCAATGGACAGACTACTGTGTGGAGATGTGGGATATGGAAAGACAGAGGTGGCTCTAAGGGCAGCATTTAAGGCCACATTAGATGAAAAGCAGGTGGCAATATTAGTCCCTACTACCATATTGGCTCAACAGCATTATAATACATTGGTAGATAGATTTAGAGAATTTCCTATAAATATAGAGATGCTCAGTAGATTTAGAACTCCAGGTCAACAAAAGAAAATCATAAAGGATCTAAAGGGTGGAAAGATTGATATAATAGTGGGGACACATAGATTGTTGTCTAAGGACATAAAATTTTATGATTTAGGACTGTTGGTAGTAGATGAAGAGCAGAGATTTGGGGTAAAACATAAAGAAAAATTAAAGGCATTAAAAGAATCTATAGATGTATTGACTCTTACGGCAACACCTATCCCTAGAACATTGCATATGTCCCTTATAGGGGCTAGGGATATGAGTATAATAGAAGAACCACCAGAGGAACGATATCCTATCCAGACATATGTATTGGAATACAACGAACAATTGGCGAGGGACTCCATAATAAAAGAGATGAATAGAGACGGACAGGTATATTTTGTATTTAATAGAGTTAGAGGGATAAAGAAGATGGCTGCATCCATAAAGGCATTGGTACCAGAGGCGAAAATAGCTGTTGCCCATGGTCAAATGAGTGAGAGGGAATTGGAAAAGATTATGTTGAATTTTATGGATGGTGAATACGATGTCTTAGTCTGTACCACTATAATAGAAACAGGACTGGACATATCCAATGTAAATACTATGATAATATATGATGCCGATAAGATGGGGCTTTCTCAACTGTACCAATTGAGGGGACGGGTGGGAAGATCCAATAGAATAGCCTTTGCCTATTTTATGTATGAAAGGGATAAAGTGCTTACAGAAGTAGCAGAGAAGAGACTTAAGGCTATAAAGGAATTTACCGAATTTGGCTCTGGATTCAAGATAGCTATGAGGGACTTGGAGATAAGAGGTGCAGGTAATCTGTTAGGTTCAGAACAGCATGGTCATATGGCGGCAATAGGATACGATCTATATGTGAAGTATCTAGAGGAAACAGTTAAGCAACTTAGAGGAGAAGATAGTGTAAAAGATATAGATGTAAGTATAGAACTCAATGTAGATGGATATATACCTAATAGATATATAGGAAATGAAGAACATAAAATAGAGATGTATAAAAAGATATCAGCAGTGGAAACTAATGATGAATACAGGGATGTATTGGAAGAACTCATAGATAGATTTGGAGATATACCTAAAGAGGTCAACAATCTGTTAAAGATTGCCAGAATAAAATCTGTATCTAAGAGAAATGGTATATCCTTGATAAAACAGATGGGGCAGTATGTAAATATGGAATTTAGTAATTTCAATATAGTAACTCCCCAATTGATAGACGAATTATCTAGGAGATTTGGACGAAGGATGAGTTTTAATTTATCCAATCCACCATCTTTGAAATACAAACTTAATATAACCGACCAAAAGCTCATATTATCAGATGTAGAAGAGATAATAAGAAGAATAGATAGTTTCCACAAAGAAGAAAGTAAGGTATAA
- a CDS encoding peptidylprolyl isomerase → MLFKKNRIVLVVLALILIIPAVLSGCKSNEEAVAKVNGELISKEAFDKYLSYQKKGAELTGNIAPDMWTNDLGDGQTYEEIIKKNVLEQLIVQEIIKQKAEEANVEVSNEELDKEVEKLKGTEEEKKSFEEFIEQMDITEDFFKEMYRSEMLISKYIEETVEVSEEEAKSYYEERKDIYDRVRARHILLETEEEAKDVIKSLNEGADFVELAKEKSIGPTGPNGGDLGYFAKGRMLPAFEEVAFNLEVGKISEPVKSDYGYHVIKVEDKKLTFEANKEDVMKDMKSSKFGEELKELRDTAEVEILLEEEPKEEPKDEENKESNDTDVKDEPKEDQNNDNKTTEEDAE, encoded by the coding sequence ATGTTGTTTAAGAAAAATAGAATAGTATTGGTCGTACTTGCTCTAATACTTATTATACCAGCAGTTCTATCAGGATGTAAAAGCAATGAGGAAGCTGTAGCAAAGGTAAATGGAGAATTAATTAGTAAGGAAGCTTTTGACAAATATTTGAGCTATCAGAAAAAGGGAGCAGAACTTACAGGTAATATAGCACCAGATATGTGGACAAATGATTTGGGAGATGGACAGACATATGAAGAGATAATAAAGAAAAATGTACTAGAGCAATTGATTGTCCAAGAGATAATAAAACAAAAGGCTGAAGAAGCAAATGTAGAAGTAAGCAATGAAGAGCTAGATAAGGAAGTTGAAAAATTAAAGGGCACAGAGGAAGAAAAAAAGAGTTTTGAAGAATTTATTGAACAGATGGATATAACAGAGGATTTCTTCAAGGAAATGTATAGAAGTGAAATGCTTATATCCAAGTATATAGAAGAAACTGTAGAGGTGTCAGAAGAAGAGGCTAAGAGTTATTATGAAGAAAGAAAAGATATATATGATAGAGTTAGGGCTAGACATATACTATTAGAAACAGAGGAAGAGGCAAAGGATGTAATAAAAAGCCTAAATGAAGGAGCAGATTTTGTAGAATTGGCGAAAGAAAAATCCATTGGTCCCACAGGTCCAAATGGTGGAGATTTAGGATATTTCGCCAAAGGAAGGATGCTTCCAGCATTTGAAGAAGTTGCATTTAATCTTGAAGTAGGAAAAATAAGTGAACCTGTGAAAAGTGATTATGGATACCATGTTATAAAAGTAGAAGATAAAAAGTTAACATTTGAAGCCAATAAAGAAGATGTAATGAAAGATATGAAATCCAGCAAATTTGGAGAAGAGCTTAAAGAGTTAAGGGATACAGCAGAAGTGGAGATTCTTTTAGAAGAAGAACCAAAGGAAGAGCCAAAGGATGAAGAAAATAAAGAATCCAATGATACCGATGTAAAGGATGAACCAAAAGAAGATCAAAACAACGACAATAAAACTACAGAAGAAGACGCAGAGTAA